The bacterium genome has a segment encoding these proteins:
- a CDS encoding 4Fe-4S dicluster domain-containing protein, protein MKGPRYALAVDTRTCVGCAACVIGCKEENAVPLGTTRDWIVTETSGVYPALATQFRSERCNHCADAPCVRACPTGSSHYGPGGTVQVNPAKCSGCKACITACPYGARYVDPRTHTVDKCSFCLHRLASGKRTTSCQEICPTASILFGDLSDPESEISRALARRTWTVLLPDAGTEPQHYFLK, encoded by the coding sequence ATGAAGGGTCCCCGCTACGCGCTGGCCGTGGACACCCGCACCTGCGTCGGCTGCGCGGCCTGCGTGATCGGCTGCAAAGAGGAGAACGCCGTGCCGCTCGGCACCACGCGCGACTGGATCGTCACCGAGACGAGCGGCGTGTACCCGGCCCTCGCCACCCAGTTCCGCTCGGAGCGCTGCAACCACTGCGCCGACGCCCCCTGCGTGCGCGCCTGCCCGACGGGCAGCTCGCACTACGGGCCGGGCGGCACGGTGCAGGTCAATCCTGCCAAGTGCTCGGGCTGCAAGGCCTGCATCACGGCCTGCCCCTACGGCGCGCGCTATGTGGATCCCCGTACGCACACGGTCGACAAGTGCAGCTTCTGCCTGCACCGGCTGGCGAGCGGCAAGAGGACCACCAGCTGCCAGGAGATCTGCCCGACGGCGAGCATTCTCTTCGGCGACCTCAGCGACCCCGAGAGCGAGATCAGCCGCGCGCTCGCGCGCCGGACCTGGACCGTGCTCCTGCCGGACGCCGGCACCGAGCCGCAGCACTACTTCCTGAAGTGA
- a CDS encoding nitrite reductase, with translation MEITTTRQNPLIDPSLHVWHGEVAAYLFLGGLVAGLMILLGAYRLWKPERPRSQALARLPWLVPVLLSVGMLFLWLDLANRLNAFRFYLILRPETPMSWGAWILLAVYPVSLAFAWNESPAAWRRRALARWPRLAALARCSEARQRPLAFATMNLGILLAVYTGILLGAFAARPLWNSPLLGPLFLASGLSSGAAFILLFGLEDEERRLASIVDMGVIGAELGLIALWLLGLAVGGLAAQSAARLFFGGPYTAAFWTLVVALGLVIPFIGEAIEYKRRATPGRATALFVLAGGFALRWIVVFAGQAAGWVGQVAGK, from the coding sequence ATGGAGATCACGACGACGCGGCAGAACCCGCTCATCGACCCGAGCCTGCACGTCTGGCACGGGGAGGTCGCGGCCTACCTCTTCCTCGGCGGCCTCGTCGCCGGGCTGATGATCCTGCTCGGCGCCTATCGCCTCTGGAAACCGGAGCGCCCGCGCTCGCAGGCCCTCGCCCGCCTGCCCTGGCTGGTGCCCGTCCTGCTCTCGGTCGGCATGCTGTTCCTGTGGCTGGATCTGGCGAACCGCCTGAACGCCTTCCGCTTCTACCTCATCCTGCGCCCCGAGACGCCGATGTCCTGGGGCGCCTGGATCCTGCTCGCCGTCTACCCGGTGTCGCTGGCCTTCGCCTGGAACGAGAGCCCGGCTGCCTGGCGCCGCCGAGCGCTGGCTCGCTGGCCACGCCTCGCGGCCCTCGCGCGCTGTAGCGAGGCCCGGCAGCGCCCCCTCGCCTTCGCGACGATGAACCTCGGCATCCTGCTCGCGGTCTACACGGGCATCCTGCTGGGCGCCTTCGCCGCGCGGCCGCTGTGGAACTCGCCGCTGCTGGGCCCGCTCTTCCTGGCTTCGGGGCTCTCGAGCGGGGCGGCCTTCATCCTCCTCTTCGGTCTCGAGGACGAGGAGCGGCGCCTGGCCAGCATCGTCGACATGGGCGTGATCGGCGCCGAGCTCGGCCTGATCGCGCTCTGGCTGCTCGGCCTCGCCGTGGGCGGCCTCGCGGCCCAGTCCGCGGCGCGCCTCTTCTTCGGCGGCCCCTACACGGCCGCCTTCTGGACCCTCGTGGTCGCGCTGGGCCTCGTCATCCCCTTCATCGGCGAGGCGATCGAGTACAAGCGCCGCGCCACGCCGGGGCGGGCCACCGCCCTGTTCGTGCTCGCCGGCGGTTTCGCCCTGCGCTGGATCGTGGTCTTCGCCGGCCAGGCGGCCGGCTGGGTCGGCCAGGTCGCCGGCAAGTAA